The Patescibacteria group bacterium genome segment GCTGCTAATTTTTTACCAGTAGGCACAGTAATTCGCTTTCCAGATAAATTTGGAGACAAGCTTTTTGTGGTCGAAGATCGGATGAATGAACGGTTTAGCCTGCAAGTTGATATTTGGATGTCTGACAAAGAGGAAGCAAAAAGATTTGGTGTTCAGTATTTGAAGATGGAAATTTTTTAGCAACTAGTCCGCAAGTTTAATATCTTCTGAAATAAATGAAATGAATGAATCAGGTTAACTTAACAAAAAATGCCGCTAAAGATAGCGGTATTTTTTGTTGGAGCGGGTAACGGGAATCGAACCCGTGTCTTCAGCTTGGAAGGCTGACATAATAAGCCACTATACGATACCCGCTAGCCCAATTTTTTTAATACGGCTTCCATTTTTATTTATTCAATTATTAATTATCAGTTATTAATTATTACTATTTTTTCCACAAATATTTTTTTAAATCAATACACCATAAATTATTTTTTCTCACTACTTCGAGACCTTCTTTTTCTATCAGTTGCTTTTGTAGGTCAGAGGGATGTTCCAGGCAAGTGGTTGAAATATAGCCTTTAGAATTAATTACGCGATGCCATGGAATACTTGAATCATTTGGCATACAATGTAGAGCCCAGCCGACTTGGCGCGCGGCGCGAGGCGTACCAATCATGGCAGCAATTTGACCATAACTTGCCACCCTGCCTTTAGGAATTTTTTTAGTCATTTCCCAGACTTTTTCAAAGAAGTTTTTGGAAGCCATAAGCCATAAGCCATAAGCTATAAAGCTATAAAGTTTTGGTGGACCGTACAGGATTTGAACCTGCGACTTCCTCCATGCCATGGAGGCGCTCTAGCCAGCTGAGCTAACGGCCCGTATTATTATTCATATTATTATCCATTTATCATCTGCTATTAAATCAATAAATAAAATAAACGAAAGATGATATATGGAAATATGAATATATGTAATATTTTAACTGGTGGGCGGTATAGGATTCAAACCTATGGCCTCCTCGGTGTAAACGAGGCGCTCTAATCAGCTGAGCTAACCGCCCCTGGTGCGGGCGAGAGGACTTGAACCTCCACGGCCAAAAGGCCACTACCTCCTCAAGGTAGCCTGTCTACCAATTTCAGCACGCCCGCGTGTTTATTAAAAGGTTATTTTTTCTATTTTCTATCTTCTCTCAGCTTCTTTTTATAATCTCTGGTAAAATACAATTTAGCTCTGCGAGTGCGAAATTTCTTGACGACCTCTATTTTGGTAATTTGAGGCAAGGCAAGCGGAAATATTTTCTCTACCCCAAATCCCTTAGAATCTTTCCGCACCGTAATAGTCGCTCCTTTTTCCCTGCCATGTTTGCGAGCAATAACCAAACCCTCAAAAACCTGAATCCGTTCCTTTTCTTTACCTTTACTATCTACATCTTTAATTTTTTGATGAACCTGAACAACCGTGCCGGATTGGACTTCTGGAAAGGCGCGGTCAATTGGTTTTTCATCAGATTTTTCATCTTTTTTCTTGATTTCTTGATCTGTTTTCTCGGTCATATAGTTGTTATAAATAAAAAATTAAGTTTATAAAGACCCAATCACTATTAGGGGTATATTAGCTTATTTTGTTGATTTTGTCAATTTTTTTGAATTATAGCGCACACCCGTTCTATTGTCTCGTCCAATCTATTTTCATAATTAGTTACTTGATAATCGTATTTTTTTGCTTGTTTCATTTCGGCTGCCGCGGAAGCAAGGCGGAGTTTGAGCGACTCATTTGACATCATGGCTTTGCGTTTTTTAATTCTGGAGATGAGTTTCTTTTCTGATTCTGCATTGATGAAAATAGAAGTGTGCGGTATGGCTTTTTTACGAATAGTTTTTGCTCCTTGGACATCAATAACCAAAAGAATAATGGCATATTTTTTTTGCAGTTTTTCCAGAATTTTTTTTGAGTTTCCATAATAGTGTTTTTTGTGGACTATGGCCCACTCTAAAAAATCACTTTCTTTAATTCTTTGTTTAAATTCTTTTTCGGTCAAAAAATAATAATCTTTGCCAGGTTTTTCGTTTGGTCGTTTTTTTCTGGTAGTGCAGGTGACCATCCGACTGGCGTTTTTTAGTTTTTTCAAAATACCGCAAACAACAGCGTTTTTACCAGCGCCAGAGGGACCCGAGATGATGAATAATTTGGCACAGTTAGTGCGTTTGTTGGGTTTATTTTTTTTGATACGTTTTGAGGTCATAAGGATGTATTGTTGTAGTAACTTGTAGTAATAAGCTTGATTCGCCTTCCACCTGCGCCAAGGCTACGGCGGACAGGTCGGCTCATCTTCGCGTAATACAATAATAATACAATCGTCACTCATTATAGCTTTTTAGGAGATTTTTAAGTTCTTCGGGCAATTCAAGTTTGAATTTTTTGGGTTGATTTTTTAAGTCGTGAAATTCAAGCAGATCCGCATGCAAGAATAGCCGAGGAGCATCAATTTTGATTTCTTGTTTTTCCCCGCCCTGAGTTTGCCGAAGGGTTGATTTCTTGATTTCTTGATTTCTTGATTTATAGATTGGGTCACCGACAATGGGATGGCCGATTGCCTGAAGGTGGACGCGGATTTGATGAGTGCGGCCGGTGAGGGTTTGGATTTTAAGGAGTGTGAAGTTCTTGAATCGTTGAAGGACTTTAAATTTGGTGGTGGCTTGTTTGGGCGCTCGGTCTGAGGACCGAGCTTGGCCAGTGGGTTGGGCTGACATTTTATAGCCCTTTTTGGAACGACCGATAGGGATGTTGATTTCACCAGAATCTTTTTTAACGTTGCCATGAACCAAGCAGGTGTATTTCTTTTTGATTTCATGGCCCTGGAATTGCCTTTTTAAGTCGTCAAACGCCGCCTGTGTTTTGGCAATGACCATGAGACCAGAGACATCTTTGTCTAAGCGGTGGATAATGCCGGGACGATAATTGATAATTTCGGCCAGGGGCTTGGACCAGAGGCCCATCCCCCTTTGGAGGAGACCAGCCTTTTGGGCCAGAGGCCCATCTGCCTTTGGTTGAGGCTGGGATAATTGATAATTGTTATTGTTTTTTTGGTCACCAATATTTTTTATGGGTGGATAGTAGGCCAGGATGGCATTGACGAGGGTGTGGGATTTCACGGATTCCGAGGGGTGGACAACTAGACCATCGGGTTTGTTTATGACCAAATAATTTTCATCGTCATAAACAATATCTAATTTGATGGATTTATCCGGCGATAAGTCAATTTTTTCCGGCGGAATAATATTTTCAGAAAACGAGATTCGCGAATCTCGCTTTCCGCCTTTGTTAATTTGATAATGAGGGCTGACAATTTTACCGTTAACCAAAACCTTGCCTGCTTTGATAAGTTTTTGAAGGTGGGAGCGGGAATATTGAGGATATTTTTTTGCGAGATGGATATCAAGGCGCATTGGTCTGAAATTTATTTGTTTTATAAACACATATTAGTAATAAGCTCGCCTCGCTGCGGCTCGCCTCGCGTAATTCATTGTCACCCAAAGGGTGATCAGCCTCTGTCTGATAACTCATTGTGTCTTTAATTTCTTTTCCAGAAAATCAATTGCCTCTTTTTTAGTTCTCACTCGTCCGGCCAGTTGCTCTTCCCGCACCAAATCCAAAAGCTCGCCAACTTTTTTGCCGGGCTTTATTTTAAACTCTTTCATAATATCATCGCCGTTAATAACTGCCTTAAATCGACCGCGGGAATCAAGTTTGATTTTTGCGGGGCAGATTTTGATTGTTGATTTGAAAGTTGATTTTTTGAGCTGATTGATTCGTTTTTTAAGTTTTTTATAGTGCGAGAGGTCGGACTTGCCGACTTCCGGAACACTGGCCATGGCATCCAGCCAAAAGAGTTTCATGAAATTTTCGCCCAAACGGGGATGGCGAATAAAATATTTGACGATGGTGGCGTTTTTCATGGTTTCAATTTTAGAGTTAACACAAAGCAGGTGCTTGCCGACCATTGAGACCATTCGCTCGCAGTCAACATCAAATTCCGGCGGGGTTTGCAATTTTAATCTCTTGCAGATTTTACGAGTTAAATGAACTCCTTCTTTTTCGTGCCCATGAAAACGAATCCGGTCTGTGCCGTCTTTTTCCGGAGTTTTCACCACACAAGGCTTGCCAATGTCGTGCAGGAGCACCGCCAAGACAAGTTCTGGATCAATCAGTGATCCGTAGCTATCCGTTTTAAATCCGTGGCAATCCGTGTCAGAACGTTTTTTTCTAAACTCACGTTGAAAATCCTTAGACTGTAACAGCGAGAGAGCTAGTTTAGTATGGACCCAAGCATCTCCCTCGGAATGCCAATTTTTGGGTTGGGGACAGCCTTTCATTTTTAGTAACTCTGGCATGAGGGATTTCATAGCACCAGACTCGTCAAGAAGCTCTAGGGCTCGGACTGGGTTGTGGGTAAAGGCCTTGAGGAGTTCAGAAGCAATGACTTCGTAAGGCACAATCCGTTCCTTATTTTTTACGTCATTGATGCGGGGTATGAGTTTTTTGACGGCAGTCCAGGTTTGCTTTTCAATCTTCCAGCCAGAGGTCGCCGACGCTCCAAAGCTTTGGTCACCGACGC includes the following:
- the gmk gene encoding guanylate kinase, which codes for MTSKRIKKNKPNKRTNCAKLFIISGPSGAGKNAVVCGILKKLKNASRMVTCTTRKKRPNEKPGKDYYFLTEKEFKQRIKESDFLEWAIVHKKHYYGNSKKILEKLQKKYAIILLVIDVQGAKTIRKKAIPHTSIFINAESEKKLISRIKKRKAMMSNESLKLRLASAAAEMKQAKKYDYQVTNYENRLDETIERVCAIIQKN
- a CDS encoding RluA family pseudouridine synthase, whose translation is MRLDIHLAKKYPQYSRSHLQKLIKAGKVLVNGKIVSPHYQINKGGKRDSRISFSENIIPPEKIDLSPDKSIKLDIVYDDENYLVINKPDGLVVHPSESVKSHTLVNAILAYYPPIKNIGDQKNNNNYQLSQPQPKADGPLAQKAGLLQRGMGLWSKPLAEIINYRPGIIHRLDKDVSGLMVIAKTQAAFDDLKRQFQGHEIKKKYTCLVHGNVKKDSGEINIPIGRSKKGYKMSAQPTGQARSSDRAPKQATTKFKVLQRFKNFTLLKIQTLTGRTHQIRVHLQAIGHPIVGDPIYKSRNQEIKKSTLRQTQGGEKQEIKIDAPRLFLHADLLEFHDLKNQPKKFKLELPEELKNLLKSYNE
- a CDS encoding HD domain-containing protein — protein: MLVVITINKIKTDWETEKYQWIKPEQIKKYKTAPDFDKIIEKALTAETMTKKLDKLNALQIKLEKNRILDFVKKLPKTAEVYLVGGAVRDALLDWPDSGDYDFVVRNVSAKNLEKTLSKLGQVDFVGKKFGVFKFIPKNTQLKEALDIALPRTEHSLGTGAYRDFKVKSNPKLKIEDDLSRRDFTINAMGYRVKKTKKQKNKKTSCSANSDGENQKIIDPANGLADLQAKTIRTVGNPQDRFSEDYSRMLRAIRFNCQLSAKGGPALRRAPSPELWSVGDQSFGASATSGWKIEKQTWTAVKKLIPRINDVKNKERIVPYEVIASELLKAFTHNPVRALELLDESGAMKSLMPELLKMKGCPQPKNWHSEGDAWVHTKLALSLLQSKDFQREFRKKRSDTDCHGFKTDSYGSLIDPELVLAVLLHDIGKPCVVKTPEKDGTDRIRFHGHEKEGVHLTRKICKRLKLQTPPEFDVDCERMVSMVGKHLLCVNSKIETMKNATIVKYFIRHPRLGENFMKLFWLDAMASVPEVGKSDLSHYKKLKKRINQLKKSTFKSTIKICPAKIKLDSRGRFKAVINGDDIMKEFKIKPGKKVGELLDLVREEQLAGRVRTKKEAIDFLEKKLKTQ
- a CDS encoding methylated-DNA--[protein]-cysteine S-methyltransferase; amino-acid sequence: MASKNFFEKVWEMTKKIPKGRVASYGQIAAMIGTPRAARQVGWALHCMPNDSSIPWHRVINSKGYISTTCLEHPSDLQKQLIEKEGLEVVRKNNLWCIDLKKYLWKK
- a CDS encoding 50S ribosomal protein L19 codes for the protein MTEKTDQEIKKKDEKSDEKPIDRAFPEVQSGTVVQVHQKIKDVDSKGKEKERIQVFEGLVIARKHGREKGATITVRKDSKGFGVEKIFPLALPQITKIEVVKKFRTRRAKLYFTRDYKKKLREDRK